A genome region from Nicotiana tabacum cultivar K326 chromosome 13, ASM71507v2, whole genome shotgun sequence includes the following:
- the LOC107778874 gene encoding pectinesterase-like, with amino-acid sequence MGVKKLAIASVASILLVACVVAAAISFTKRNEDHSSNSTDSHLSTSTKSVQAICQPTDYKETCEKSLANAKNINDPKELIKVAFNATINDLSNVIKNSASLIDEAKKDPRTKDALQTCQGLLDVAIDDLTRSFDKFDKFEVSKIKDYTDDLKTWLSSAITYQETCLDAFENTTGDTGEKMKKLLKNAGELTSNGLAMVSSFGEVVANLNIPGVNRRLLDAHERMLSDSLKPNVIVAIDGSGQYKSINEALNAVPKKNTQKYVIFIKAGVYNEHVEIPRKMNNIIFIGEGPTKTKITGSLNYADGTGTFKTATFAVNGDYFMAKDIGFENTAGPVKHQAVALRVSGDMAIFHNCQIDGYQDTLYVHSYRQFFRDCTITGTIDFIFGDAAAVFQNCQMIVRKPMDNQACMVTAQGRKDHRGVGGIVMQNCQIKAEHDFLAAQPPIKAYLGRPWKEFSRTIIMQSEIDGFIAPEGWSPWVGNFALDTLFYAEYQNRGPGSITYSRVNWKGYQKTIAPQVAAQFTPGVFIMGDEWVKLSGVPYEPVMIRV; translated from the exons ATGGGGGTGAAGAAACTAGCCATTGCTAGTGTTGCTTCAATTCTTCTAGTGGCTTGTGTGGTGGCAGCAGCCATCTCATTCACAAAGAGGAATGAAGATCATTCATCCAATTCTACTGATTCTCACCTTTCAACTTCTACCAAGTCTGTCCAAGCTATTTGTCAACCCACTGATTACAAAGAAACTTGTGAAAAAAGTCTTGCCAATGCTAAGAACATCAACGATCCAAAAGAACTCATTAAAGTGGCGTTTAACGCCACAATCAACGATCTCTCTAACGTTATAAAAAATTCTGCTTCGTTAATTGATGAAGCTAAGAAAGATCCTAGGACAAAAGACGCGTTACAAACGTGCCAAGGTCTTCTTGATGTTGCAATTGATGATCTTACGAGGTCTTTTGACAAATTTGACAAATTTGAGGTCAGTAAAATCAAGGATTACACCGATGACTTAAAAACGTGGCTCAGTAGTGCCATTACTTATCAAGAAACATGTTTGGACGCTTTTGAGAACACGACTGGTGATACTGGtgagaaaatgaaaaaacttttgaaaaatgCAGGGGAACTCACGAGCAATGGTTTAGCTATGGTTTCGAGTTTTGGTGAAGTTGTAGCCAACTTGAATATCCCTGGTGTAAACCGACGATTATTAGACGCCCACGAAAGGATGCTCTCTGATTCCCTTAAGCCAAATGTTATAGTTGCAATTGATGGAAGTGGACAATATAAGTCTATAAATGAGGCACTTAATGCTGTGCCTAAAAAGAATACTCAAAAATATGTCATTTTTATTAAGGCTGGTGTTTACAATGAGCATGTTGAAATTCCAAGGAAAATGAACAACATAATATTTATTGGTGAAGGCCCAACCAAGACTAAAATTACTGGTAGCTTGAACTATGCTGATGGCACTGGCACTTTTAAAACCGCCACATTTG CTGTCAATGGAGATTATTTCATGGCTAAAGATATCGGATTCGAGAACACAGCAGGACCAGTGAAGCACCAAGCCGTTGCACTTCGTGTCTCGGGAGACATGGCCATTTTCCACAACTGTCAAATCGATGGTTATCAAGACACACTATACGTCCACTCCTATCGCCAATTCTTCCGCGATTGCACCATTACAGGAACCATAGATTTCATCTTTGGTGACGCTGCAGCCGTGTTCCAAAACTGCCAAATGATAGTAAGAAAACCAATGGATAATCAAGCTTGTATGGTAACAGCACAAGGTAGAAAAGATCATCGCGGAGTTGGTGGAATAGTCATGCAAAATTGTCAAATTAAGGCCGAACACGATTTTCTTGCTGCTCAACCACCAATTAAAGCGTATTTAGGACGGCCATGGAAAGAATTTTCAAGAACAATAATTATGCAATCTGAAATTGATGGGTTTATTGCACCAGAGGGATGGTCACCTTGGGTTGGTAATTTTGCACTTGACACTTTGTTTTATGCTGAGTATCAAAATAGAGGTCCAGGATCAATTACATATAGTAGGGTTAATTGGAAAGGTTACCAAAAGACAATTGCACCTCAGGTTGCTGCACAATTTACTCCTGGTGTGTTTATTATGGGTGATGAATGGGTTAAGTTGAGTGGTGTACCATATGAACCTGTCATGATTAGGGTTTAA